Proteins encoded by one window of Deltaproteobacteria bacterium:
- a CDS encoding pyruvate ferredoxin oxidoreductase (catalyzes the formation of acetyl-CoA from pyruvate and coenzyme A), producing MATLKDLSKQQELFSGGHRLCAGCGIPPIVRLVLRAANGPVVTTTATGCLEVGTTIYPYTAWRVPWIHSAFENAAATISGVESAYKALKKKGALPGGDKDIKFVAFGGDGGTYDIGLQALSGALERGHNFLYVCYDNGAYMNTGIQRSSATPFYSNTTTSPAGQVIPGKKQWRKDLTRIVVAHDIPYAAQASPHNWSDLSKKAEKALKTQGPTFMNVMSPCPLGWYTKSEDSIKLAKLSVDTCYWPLYEVENGVLKINYKPKEKKPLVDWLKPQGRFKHLFKPENAGLLEEFQKRVDAEWQRLLDLEGKRL from the coding sequence ATGGCAACTCTCAAGGATCTTTCAAAACAGCAGGAGCTTTTCTCCGGCGGACACAGGCTCTGCGCGGGCTGCGGCATCCCGCCCATAGTGAGACTGGTGCTCCGCGCGGCAAACGGGCCTGTGGTCACCACCACCGCTACCGGATGCCTCGAGGTCGGCACCACCATCTACCCGTACACGGCGTGGAGGGTGCCCTGGATACACTCGGCCTTTGAGAACGCGGCCGCGACCATAAGCGGGGTTGAATCGGCCTACAAGGCGCTCAAGAAAAAGGGCGCGCTCCCCGGAGGCGACAAGGACATAAAGTTCGTGGCCTTCGGCGGCGACGGCGGCACCTACGACATAGGGCTTCAGGCGCTCTCAGGGGCCCTCGAGCGCGGGCACAACTTCCTGTACGTCTGCTATGACAACGGCGCGTACATGAATACCGGCATCCAGAGGTCGAGCGCGACGCCCTTCTATTCCAATACGACCACCTCGCCCGCCGGCCAGGTCATACCCGGCAAGAAGCAGTGGAGGAAGGACCTCACCAGGATAGTGGTCGCGCACGATATCCCATACGCGGCGCAGGCGAGCCCGCATAACTGGTCGGACCTGTCGAAGAAGGCCGAGAAGGCGCTTAAGACCCAGGGGCCGACTTTCATGAACGTCATGTCCCCCTGCCCGCTCGGCTGGTACACGAAATCCGAAGATTCGATAAAGTTGGCGAAGCTTTCTGTCGATACATGTTACTGGCCCCTCTACGAGGTCGAGAACGGGGTATTGAAGATAAACTACAAGCCCAAGGAGAAGAAGCCGCTCGTTGACTGGCTTAAGCCCCAGGGCAGGTTCAAGCACCTCTTTAAGCCCGAGAACGCCGGACTACTCGAGGAGTTCCAGAAGAGGGTCGATGCCGAATGGCAGCGGCTCCTGGACCTGGAAGGCAAGCGCCTGTAA
- the porA gene encoding pyruvate ferredoxin oxidoreductase, with the protein MAITATKGQTGLTGNSAVAYAMKQINPDVCAAYPITPSTQIVEDFSGYVADGEVTTELITVESEHSAMSACIGAAAAGARVMTATSSQGLALMWEMLYIASGMRLPIVLANVNRALSAPINIHCDHSDSMGARDSGWVQLYSETVQEAYDNVFMALRIAEHKDVLLPAMVCLDGFITSHAIENISLLDDQEVRQFIGSYNAKASLLDIEGAPTFGAMTLPDTYIEFKRQQSEAMKRAKGAAIEVMKDFGKRFGREYGLFDTYRLEDAEAAIVVLNSAAGTTKVAVDALRKDGKKVGLLRPRLFRPFPWQEIAEALKGCKAVMVLDRADSMNAFGGPVFSEVRSALYDLDSRPRVMNRIYGLGGRDYKVKDAVEVFDEALKAAETGRVETLVKYITL; encoded by the coding sequence ATGGCTATAACGGCGACGAAGGGGCAGACTGGGCTCACGGGGAATTCCGCCGTGGCCTATGCCATGAAGCAGATAAACCCCGACGTCTGCGCCGCCTACCCGATAACGCCCTCCACGCAGATAGTGGAGGACTTCTCGGGCTATGTGGCCGACGGCGAGGTCACAACCGAGCTCATAACCGTAGAGAGCGAGCACTCGGCCATGAGCGCCTGCATAGGCGCGGCCGCCGCCGGGGCGCGCGTCATGACCGCGACCTCCTCGCAGGGCCTTGCCCTCATGTGGGAGATGCTCTACATAGCCTCGGGCATGAGGCTCCCGATAGTGCTCGCGAACGTTAACAGGGCCCTCTCGGCCCCCATAAACATACACTGCGACCATTCGGATTCGATGGGCGCAAGGGACTCGGGCTGGGTGCAGCTCTATTCCGAGACCGTGCAGGAGGCCTATGACAACGTCTTCATGGCCCTTCGGATAGCCGAGCACAAGGACGTGCTCCTGCCCGCGATGGTGTGCCTGGACGGCTTCATAACGAGCCACGCTATAGAGAACATCTCGCTCCTGGACGACCAGGAGGTCAGGCAGTTCATAGGCTCGTACAACGCCAAGGCCTCGCTCCTTGATATCGAAGGGGCCCCGACCTTCGGCGCCATGACCCTTCCGGACACTTATATCGAGTTCAAGCGCCAGCAGTCCGAGGCCATGAAAAGGGCCAAGGGCGCGGCCATCGAGGTGATGAAGGATTTCGGGAAGAGGTTCGGCCGCGAGTACGGCCTCTTCGATACATACAGGCTCGAGGACGCCGAGGCCGCGATAGTGGTCTTGAACTCCGCCGCGGGCACCACAAAGGTGGCGGTTGACGCGCTAAGGAAGGATGGGAAGAAGGTGGGGCTTCTTAGGCCCAGGCTCTTCAGGCCCTTCCCCTGGCAGGAAATAGCCGAGGCCCTGAAAGGCTGCAAGGCCGTCATGGTGCTCGACAGGGCGGACTCCATGAACGCCTTCGGCGGGCCGGTCTTCTCCGAGGTCCGCTCCGCGCTCTACGACCTGGACTCAAGGCCCAGGGTCATGAACCGGATATACGGCCTGGGCGGAAGGGACTACAAGGTAAAGGACGCGGTAGAGGTCTTCGATGAAGCACTCAAGGCCGCCGAGACAGGCAGGGTGGAGACCCTCGTAAAGTACATCACCCTGTAA
- the recR gene encoding recombination mediator RecR: protein MQYAGPINDLIRAISRLPGIGEKTATRLALFILNSDREFAAGLAGAIASVKDKVALCSVCMTFSEEDPCRICADPQRDHSIICVVSDFKDMMAIESMGGYRGRYHVLHGNLAPLKGVGPEEIRIRELVSRLEAGGISEVILATGFDSEGEGTSTYLTKLLKPYGARVTRLASGIPVGSYVEFMDGATLGRALEGRREL, encoded by the coding sequence ATGCAGTACGCGGGGCCTATAAATGACCTGATAAGGGCTATTTCGAGGCTCCCGGGCATAGGGGAGAAGACGGCCACCAGGCTCGCGCTTTTCATCCTGAATTCGGACAGGGAGTTCGCCGCAGGTCTTGCCGGGGCAATAGCTTCGGTCAAGGACAAGGTGGCGCTCTGCTCCGTGTGCATGACCTTCTCCGAGGAAGACCCGTGCAGGATATGCGCCGACCCGCAGAGGGACCATTCGATAATATGCGTGGTCTCCGATTTCAAGGACATGATGGCCATAGAATCCATGGGCGGCTACAGGGGGAGATACCATGTGCTCCACGGAAATCTCGCGCCGCTAAAGGGCGTCGGGCCCGAGGAGATAAGGATACGCGAGCTCGTCTCAAGGCTTGAGGCCGGCGGCATAAGCGAGGTCATTCTCGCTACCGGCTTCGACTCCGAAGGGGAGGGCACCTCCACCTACCTTACGAAGCTTCTCAAGCCCTACGGGGCGAGGGTCACGAGGCTTGCCTCCGGCATACCCGTCGGCAGCTATGTCGAGTTCATGGACGGGGCAACGCTCGGCAGGGCGCTCGAAGGGAGAAGAGAGCTGTAA
- a CDS encoding 2-oxoacid:acceptor oxidoreductase family protein encodes MENYIEVRWHGRAQQGVVTAAKVLGEACLRSGKFVQAFPEFGPERMGAPVKAYNRISEEPIRLHCQVTNPRYVLIADPTLIGMNLSGGMESSGGVTEGTPENAIFIVNTPKGPEEMRKELGLEGRNGVKVFTLDAAKISIETIGRMMPNTPMLGALAKATSFITLEGLVENFKENYSKKFSPKVIEGNVAAMGRGYEEVRG; translated from the coding sequence ATGGAGAACTACATAGAAGTAAGATGGCACGGAAGGGCCCAGCAGGGGGTCGTGACCGCGGCCAAGGTCCTTGGGGAAGCGTGCCTCCGGTCAGGCAAATTTGTCCAGGCCTTCCCCGAGTTCGGCCCTGAGAGGATGGGCGCGCCGGTCAAGGCTTACAACAGGATATCGGAAGAGCCGATAAGGCTCCACTGCCAGGTGACGAACCCGAGATACGTCCTCATAGCAGACCCCACGCTTATCGGCATGAACCTCTCCGGCGGCATGGAGTCTTCGGGAGGAGTCACCGAAGGGACCCCGGAGAACGCGATATTCATAGTGAATACGCCCAAGGGCCCTGAGGAGATGAGGAAAGAGCTGGGGCTTGAGGGGAGGAATGGCGTGAAGGTTTTCACGCTGGACGCCGCGAAGATATCTATCGAGACCATAGGCAGGATGATGCCCAATACCCCCATGCTCGGGGCGCTCGCAAAGGCAACTTCGTTCATAACGCTCGAGGGCCTTGTCGAGAATTTTAAGGAGAACTACTCCAAGAAGTTCAGCCCGAAGGTGATAGAGGGGAACGTGGCCGCCATGGGCAGGGGCTACGAGGAAGTAAGGGGCTAA
- a CDS encoding 4Fe-4S binding protein, with translation MVEKKEYPLGGVIPKGGTAHDYSTGGWRKLRPVVDLDKCTSCLICWVMCPDSAVVTEEGKMAGFDLEHCKGCGICAVECPDKVKAIKMVEEAE, from the coding sequence ATGGTTGAGAAAAAGGAATACCCCCTTGGCGGGGTCATACCGAAGGGCGGCACGGCCCATGATTATTCGACCGGAGGCTGGAGGAAGCTCCGCCCGGTCGTGGACCTTGATAAATGCACGAGCTGCCTCATATGCTGGGTCATGTGCCCGGACTCCGCGGTCGTGACCGAGGAAGGCAAGATGGCCGGGTTCGACCTTGAGCACTGCAAGGGTTGCGGCATCTGCGCGGTCGAGTGCCCGGACAAGGTGAAGGCGATAAAAATGGTAGAGGAGGCCGAATAA